One window from the genome of Mauremys mutica isolate MM-2020 ecotype Southern chromosome 4, ASM2049712v1, whole genome shotgun sequence encodes:
- the LHFPL5 gene encoding LHFPL tetraspan subfamily member 5 protein has product MGKMLPAQEAARIYHTNYVRNARAMGVLWALFTLCFAVIMVVSFIQPYWIGDSIDTPQAGYFGLFSYCIGNALTGELICKGSPLDFGTIPSSAFKTAMFFVGISTFLIIGCILCFSLFFFCNSATVYKICAWMQLAAAAGLMIGCLIYPDGWDSNEVKRMCGDKTDKYTLGACTVRWAFILCIIGILDALILSFLAFVLGNRQDNLLPDDFKVENKEEGHE; this is encoded by the exons ATGGGGAAGATGCTGCCAGCCCAGGAAGCGGCCCGGATCTACCACACCAACTACGTGCGGAACGCCCGGGCCATGGGGGTGCTGTGGGCGCTCTTCACCCTCTGCTTCGCCGTCATCATGGTGGTGAGCTTCATCCAACCCTACTGGATCGGTGACAGCATCGACACGCCGCAGGCCGGCTACTTCGGCCTCTTCTCCTACTGCATTGGCAACGCCCTGACTGGCGAGCTCATCTGCAAGGGCAGCCCCCTGGACTTTGGCACCATCCCCTCCAGTGCCTTCAAAACAGCCATGTTCTTCGTGGGCATCTCCACCTTCCTCATCATTGGCTGCATCCTCTGCTTCAGCCTGTTCTTCTTCTGCAATTCAGCCACTGTCTACAAAATCTGTGCCTGGATGCAGCTGGCGGCAG CGGCCGGCCTAATGATAGGTTGCCTGATCTACCCGGATGGTTGGGATTCCAATGAAGTGAAGCGTATGTGCGGGGACAAAACTGACAAATACACACTAGGGGCGTGCACCGTGCGCTGGGCCTTCATCCTCTGCATCATTGGGATCCTTGATGCCCTCATCCTCTCCTTCCTGGCCTTTGTTCTAGGGAACCGGCAAGATAATCTCCTCCCAGATGATTTCAAAGTAGAAAATAAAG AGGAGGGCCATGAATGA
- the CLPS gene encoding colipase, which yields MASALLLLLLLSLTSAWSFSHQRGLIFNLDNGELCLQSAQCKSSCCHRTNGLSLARCANRAAENQECSPKSIYGVYYRCPCENGLTCEADKSIVGSITNTNYGICQDPRRSSK from the exons ATGGCGAgcgccctgctcctgctgctgctgctctccctcaCCTCAGCCTGGTCGTTTTCTCACCAACGAGGCCTCATCTTCAATTTG GACAATGGGGAGCTGTGTCTGCAAAGTGCTCAGTGCAAGAGCAGCTGTTGCCACAGGACTAACGGGTTAAGCCTGGCTCGTTGTGCGAACCGAGCAGCCGAGAATCAGGAGTGTTCCCCCAAG AGCATCTATGGGGTTTACTACAGGTGTCCCTGTGAGAATGGCTTAACCTGTGAGGCCGATAAGAGCATTGTGGGATCCATCACCAACACCAACTACGGCATCTGCCAGGATCCTAGGAGGTCGTCCAAGTAA